CGGACGTACTGCGACAGGTCCCCGATCCGGCCGTGCGCACCCTGGAACTGCCCCAGGTCACGCAGCATGTCCCGGACCGTACGGGAGTGGAAGTCCTGCTGGGCGCGCATGCCGAGGGTGCCCTGGGTCTCGTTGTTGTCCCAGGCCAGCACGTACCCGCCGCGCTTCTGCCCGAAGGTCATCGCGAGCAGCAGGATGGCCACCGTCTTGCCGGCGCCGCCCTTCGGGTTCACCACGGTCACCTGGCGCAGCCCGCCGAAGTTCCGGCGGACCATCTCGACGTCCCGCTTCACCTCCTGCTCGTGCCGCCCCGGCGGGAGCTTCACCAGCCCGATCCTGTTCACCACCGCCCGTACGCCCATGGTGGCGACCGGGTCGGCCGGGCGGGCCTGCCGGCGGCGGGCGAAGTCCTCGGCGGTCGGCGCGGGTCCGGCCTCCGGGGTCCACGCCGGCTCGGGCGGGCCGGCCGGCTGTCGCGGGGGCGGCTGCTGCGGCGTCCCGGCGGGCGGGGTGCCCTGCTGCCAGGCCGGCTGGTACCAGCCGGCGGCCTGCGCCGGCGCGGGGCCGGGTGCCGCCGGCGCGGGGTGCGGCGCCGACGGGTGGAGGTACGGCCGTGCCGGGCCGGGCGGTGGTGGGGCGGGCTGCGGGGGCGGCACCGTGAGCGTCGGGCCGGGCGGGTACTCCGTCGGCGGGACGGGCGGGCTGAACGGCGTCCCGGGCGAGGGCGGGAACGGGCCGAGCTTCGGGGCGGGCGGGGTCTCCTCCGGCTGGCCGGGGACCGCCGCGCTGCCCACCGCCTCCTCGCCGCCGGCGGCGGCCGAGAGCCGCTGCGGCGGCTGCGCCCACGGGGACTCCCGCGCGGTGACGCCGCTGCTCTCCACCGCCACGACCGGGGTGCCGGGCGCGCTGTCTGCGGCCGCACCGTCCCGCGCGGACGCGGTGTCGACCGGGGCGACCTGCGGGCCGGTGGTCGCCGGGTGGGCGTCGACGGGGCGCGCCGGGTGAGCCTCGACCGGCCGGGCCGGCTCGGCCTCGACGGGGTGCGTCGGGTGGGCGTCGGGCGGGTCCGCCGGGTGGCGGTCGGGGCCGGTGGCCTCGACTCCTTCATGGGCGCGGGTCGGGCCCGGGGCGGGTCGTAGGGCGTCGGCCGGCCCCGGCGCGTCGTCCGTCCGGTACGCCCCGGCCGCCCCCGCGTCGGCCGGTTCCCGTCCCGCACCGGCGGCGTCGGGCTCGACCGCCGCGTCGGGTGGCGTGGGCCCGGTGTCGGCCGGCATGGGTCCGGTGACGGAGGGCGTGTGCCCGCCGGTGGTGGCGAAGGGTGTGTGCCCGGCGGTGGAGGGCGGCACGGGTCCGGCGGTATCGGCCGGCAACGGACCGGCGGTGGCGGAGGGGGTGCGCCCGGCGGTTACGGGGGACGCAGGCCCGCCGGTTTCGGCCGGCATGGGTCCAGCGACGAAGGGCGCGTGCTCGGCGACGGAGGGCGCGTGCCCGGCGGTGAGGGGCGGTGTGGGCTCGGCGGGCCGGGCGGCGACCGGGCCGGGCGTCATCGGCTGGTCCAGGGTGAACGGCAGGTCGAGGTCGACCGGGGCGGGCTGCCCCACCCGGGGCGCCGGCACGGCCCGCCCGGGTACGCCCTCGGAGTCCCGCCCGGCGTCGGGCTCCGGCCACGCCGGGTACGCCCCGTGAGCCGCGCCGATCCCGTTCCCGGAGGCGGGGACTCCGGCGGTCCCCTCGTGCCGGGCGGTGTCGCCACCCCCGTGGGACGAGTCGGCCCCGTAGGACGCGCCGTTGCGGTAGGACGCGACGTCGTGCCCGTAGGCGTGGCTCGCGGCGGTGCCGTCGTCCTGCCGGTACGGCTGCGAGAGCGTCGGCTCGGCCTGCAACGACGGCCAGTCACCGTCGGGCGGGGGCGGCGTCCAGCCCGGGGTCGCCGGCGGTCCCCCGACCTCCGCGGTCAGCGACGGGTACAGCGTCGAGGACTGGCCGCCCCAGGCCGGGGCGGAGTCGGTCGCGTCGGGCGGCCAGAGCGGTTCGATGTCCCGCTCCGGCACCGGCTGCTGGCCGGGCAGCCGGGCCCGGTCGGCGTTCTCGTCCACCACGGTTCCTCCCCATTCCTCCTGCCGAGGATAGGCCGTCCCGTTCCGGTGACGGACCGTAGCGAAGCGCCGGTTCGGGTCAGTTCGTCCAGACCGCCCAGGCGCCCGGCTCGATCCACCAGGAGCGCTTGCGGCTCAGTTCGCCCTCGACGCCGTCGTCGAGGAACGGGACCTTCGCGTCCCGGGGGACGACCGCCACGGCCCGGCCCCGGGCCCGCCGGACCTCGAACCGGATCTTCTTCCTGCCCAACGCCGAGCGGGTCACCACGGGAACGGCCACCGCCACCTCGACCACGCCGTCGGCCGGGTCCGGGGCGGCCAGCAGGGGGAGCCCGTCCAGGCTCGCGTACCCGCCGGCGTTGCCGACCGCGCAGGCCAGGATCGGGTCCTCGCCGTCGGAGAGGACGGTGTCGTCCACCTCGACCCGCCCCCGCCAGTGCAGCGGGCGGCCGGCGTCGTCCGCCGCGCCGAGCAGCGCGCCGTCCAGGGTGACCGAGCCGCCGTCGTTGCGCAGCAGGTCGAGTCGGCGGGCCGTGCCGTCCAGCACCGCGGCGGCCACCGCTG
This genomic interval from Micromonospora coxensis contains the following:
- a CDS encoding MinD/ParA family ATP-binding protein, with amino-acid sequence MTPGPVAARPAEPTPPLTAGHAPSVAEHAPFVAGPMPAETGGPASPVTAGRTPSATAGPLPADTAGPVPPSTAGHTPFATTGGHTPSVTGPMPADTGPTPPDAAVEPDAAGAGREPADAGAAGAYRTDDAPGPADALRPAPGPTRAHEGVEATGPDRHPADPPDAHPTHPVEAEPARPVEAHPARPVDAHPATTGPQVAPVDTASARDGAAADSAPGTPVVAVESSGVTARESPWAQPPQRLSAAAGGEEAVGSAAVPGQPEETPPAPKLGPFPPSPGTPFSPPVPPTEYPPGPTLTVPPPQPAPPPPGPARPYLHPSAPHPAPAAPGPAPAQAAGWYQPAWQQGTPPAGTPQQPPPRQPAGPPEPAWTPEAGPAPTAEDFARRRQARPADPVATMGVRAVVNRIGLVKLPPGRHEQEVKRDVEMVRRNFGGLRQVTVVNPKGGAGKTVAILLLAMTFGQKRGGYVLAWDNNETQGTLGMRAQQDFHSRTVRDMLRDLGQFQGAHGRIGDLSQYVRSQGEGMFDVLASDESATGGEMLTAAAFAEIREVVSRFYKLIFVDTGNNVRAQNWQAAMDATDQLVVTMSARNDSAETAARMLDHLEQSGRQRLVRQAVTVVSMPPSRKEIDLPAIQEHFAARTRAVLLAPYERLIDTGEPIRYGGLSSATRDAWLKIAAAVAEGL